Proteins found in one Zonotrichia leucophrys gambelii isolate GWCS_2022_RI chromosome 28, RI_Zleu_2.0, whole genome shotgun sequence genomic segment:
- the HSD11B1L gene encoding hydroxysteroid 11-beta-dehydrogenase 1-like protein isoform X1, whose product MKPIGKVLCATGVVAGLVAFFWKDDFNPESLSGARVLVTGASAGIGEQIAYHYARFGAEIVLTARREAVLQKVMEKCLTLGAKKIFYIPADMSSPSEPERVVQFAVQKLGGLDYLVLNHIGTNRFQEWAGDVEYTRWLLQVNFLSYVALATAALPSLEKNRGALVVVSSLTGKMPTPFTTSYSATKFALDGFFSSLRHELIMQSRDVSVTLCILGLIDTDSALEHTRGKVLLSASPAPEAALAIVRGGAARAPEIFYPRWLRPLCCLWALFPSSGNQVLRAFYNYSSP is encoded by the exons ATGAAGCCAATTGGAAAAGTGCTTTGTGCTACAGGGGTTGTAGCTGGGCTCGTAGCTTTCTTCTGGAAAGACGACTTTAACCCAG AGAGCCTGTCTGGTGCCCGTGTTCTCGTGACTGGAGCCAGTGCTGGGATTGGAGAGCAGATAGCATATCACTATGCCAGGTTTGGTGCTGAGATTGTGTTGACTGCCAGGagggaagctgtgctgcagaag GTAATGGAGAAATGCCTGACACTTggagcaaagaaaatattttacatccCTGCAGATATGTCTTCCCCTTCAGAGCCTGAAAGGGTGGTGCAGTTTGCTGTCCAAAAGCTGG GGGGCCTGGATTACCTGGTGCTGAACCACATCGGCACCAACCGCTTCCAGGAGTGGGCTGGGGATGTGGAGTACACGcgctggctgctgcag GTGAATTTTTTGAGTTATGTGGCTCttgcaacagcagctctgcccagcctggagaagaacaGAGGTGCTCTGGTGGTTGTTTCTTCCCTCACAG ggaaaatgcccACTCCCTTCACCACTTCCTACTCTGCCACCAAGTTTGCCCTGGATGGATTCTTCAGCTCGCTGCGCCACGAGCTCATcatgcagagcagggatgtgtcGGTCACCCTGTGCATCCTGGGCCTGATTGACACTGACTCGGCGCTGGAGCACACCAG GGGCAAAGTGCTGCTCAGCGCCTCCCCCGCTCCCGAGGCCGCGCTCGCCATCGTCCGCGGCGGAGCCGCTCGGGCGCCCGAGATTTTCTACCCGCGGTGGCTGCGGCcgctctgctgcctctgggctCTGTTCCCCAGCAGCGGGAACCAGGTGCTGCGGGCTTTCTACAACTacagcagcccctga
- the HSD11B1L gene encoding hydroxysteroid 11-beta-dehydrogenase 1-like protein isoform X2: protein MKPIGKVLCATGVVAGLVAFFWKDDFNPESLSGARVLVTGASAGIGEQIAYHYARFGAEIVLTARREAVLQKVMEKCLTLGAKKIFYIPADMSSPSEPERVVQFAVQKLGGLDYLVLNHIGTNRFQEWAGDVEYTRWLLQVNFLSYVALATAALPSLEKNRGALVVVSSLTGKMPTPFTTSYSATKFALDGFFSSLRHELIMQSRDVSVTLCILGLIDTDSALEHTRDKVQGGCPWRQETSLPLCQHSILQRALAKPEGFTTPSH, encoded by the exons ATGAAGCCAATTGGAAAAGTGCTTTGTGCTACAGGGGTTGTAGCTGGGCTCGTAGCTTTCTTCTGGAAAGACGACTTTAACCCAG AGAGCCTGTCTGGTGCCCGTGTTCTCGTGACTGGAGCCAGTGCTGGGATTGGAGAGCAGATAGCATATCACTATGCCAGGTTTGGTGCTGAGATTGTGTTGACTGCCAGGagggaagctgtgctgcagaag GTAATGGAGAAATGCCTGACACTTggagcaaagaaaatattttacatccCTGCAGATATGTCTTCCCCTTCAGAGCCTGAAAGGGTGGTGCAGTTTGCTGTCCAAAAGCTGG GGGGCCTGGATTACCTGGTGCTGAACCACATCGGCACCAACCGCTTCCAGGAGTGGGCTGGGGATGTGGAGTACACGcgctggctgctgcag GTGAATTTTTTGAGTTATGTGGCTCttgcaacagcagctctgcccagcctggagaagaacaGAGGTGCTCTGGTGGTTGTTTCTTCCCTCACAG ggaaaatgcccACTCCCTTCACCACTTCCTACTCTGCCACCAAGTTTGCCCTGGATGGATTCTTCAGCTCGCTGCGCCACGAGCTCATcatgcagagcagggatgtgtcGGTCACCCTGTGCATCCTGGGCCTGATTGACACTGACTCGGCGCTGGAGCACACCAG ggataaggtacaaggcggatgtccctggagacaggaaacttctttgccgctgtgtcagcattctattctccaacgggccctggctaaacctgaggggtttactacaccATCCCACTGA
- the MICOS13 gene encoding MICOS complex subunit MIC13, protein MAARLLPAAKFLVKGGLAGAAVYVAYDQGLLGSGIEGAEALKKAQETLPPAIQEWTDYLGWELPATPKIDFSLSASWNKGVHTVMGALSAAPSRACEYTVEGWKYVKDLMK, encoded by the exons atggccGCCCGGCTGCTGCCCGCTGCCAA gTTTCTGGTCAAAGGaggcctggctggagctgctgtgtaCGTGGCATACgaccaggggctgctgggcagtgGCATTGAAGGTGCTGAAGCCCTGAAAAAAGCTCAAGAGACGCTGCCTCCAGCTATCCAAGAGTGGACAGATTACCTGGGCTGGGAG CTCCCAGCCACTCCAAAAATtgacttttccctctctgcttcctggaATAAAG GGGTGCACACAGTCATGGGTGCCttgtctgcagctcccagcagggcctgtgAGTACACAGTGGAAGGCTGGAAATATGTGAAGGATCTGATGAAATGA